One window from the genome of Microbulbifer sp. ALW1 encodes:
- a CDS encoding aldehyde dehydrogenase: protein MDRDLDTQDRTASPEAAENTLPELQNYIDGTFSSPAQDRQLYLNDANSGQPLQLRRSSDRQQVQCALEAADRLHGEATFEDMPAQARAELLERVADELANDEYADVISRADSLTSGAIIRTTRKMAKLLPLVFRGAAAYLREGNLDRRVPGPCGEVEYLRRPWGPALLIAPWNGPTAIGSHKVASALAAGAPCILKPSEFTPHSAVMMARAIHKAGLPEGAFQLTLGDRTIAGQMVEDPRIKAVSFTGGLAGGRAIARACADDFLPTQLELGGNNQLVVFEDADLDKAATGIAFGLTNLNGQWCRALGRLLVHESVKERLLDKVLSILANIRLGHSLDEDSDMGPLVHQGQYEQIQKDLERLTSHGGRLLSATPLPALSGYFVAPTLVDGCAANDTREEVFGPVAAVHTFKDDSEALALANGTDLGLAGYVYSENTERAFAFARKMRTGGVKINGYSLLSIGEGTPRGAWGLSGLGEEGHAQSIEFFTGARVVGISPQDPLGGK, encoded by the coding sequence ATGGACCGCGATCTCGACACCCAAGACCGAACAGCCTCTCCGGAAGCGGCGGAAAATACGCTGCCGGAACTGCAGAATTACATCGACGGCACTTTCTCCTCCCCCGCCCAGGACCGACAGCTGTACCTTAACGACGCCAACAGCGGACAGCCGCTGCAACTGCGGCGCAGCTCTGACCGCCAACAGGTGCAATGCGCATTGGAGGCCGCAGACCGCCTGCACGGGGAAGCCACATTTGAGGACATGCCAGCGCAGGCGCGTGCCGAGCTTTTGGAGCGCGTCGCAGACGAGCTTGCCAACGACGAGTATGCGGACGTTATCAGTCGCGCAGACAGCCTGACCTCTGGTGCCATCATCCGCACCACCCGCAAAATGGCCAAGCTACTGCCGCTCGTTTTTCGTGGTGCCGCTGCGTATCTGCGCGAGGGCAATCTCGACCGGCGGGTGCCCGGTCCTTGTGGTGAGGTCGAGTATTTGCGCCGCCCCTGGGGTCCCGCACTGTTGATCGCGCCGTGGAACGGACCCACCGCCATTGGCTCACACAAGGTCGCCAGTGCGCTGGCTGCCGGAGCCCCCTGCATTCTCAAACCCTCCGAATTTACCCCGCACTCGGCGGTAATGATGGCCAGGGCGATTCACAAAGCGGGCCTGCCGGAGGGTGCCTTTCAGTTGACGCTCGGCGACCGCACCATCGCGGGCCAGATGGTCGAGGACCCGCGTATCAAGGCGGTTTCCTTCACCGGAGGCCTCGCCGGTGGCCGCGCGATCGCACGCGCTTGTGCCGACGATTTTTTACCCACTCAGCTGGAACTCGGTGGCAACAACCAGCTGGTGGTGTTTGAAGATGCCGACCTGGACAAGGCCGCAACCGGTATTGCCTTTGGCCTCACGAATCTCAACGGCCAGTGGTGTCGCGCGCTGGGCCGGCTGCTTGTACACGAATCCGTCAAGGAGCGCCTGCTCGACAAGGTGTTATCCATACTCGCAAACATCCGCCTGGGGCACTCGCTGGATGAAGACAGCGATATGGGTCCACTGGTGCACCAGGGCCAGTATGAGCAGATCCAGAAAGACCTCGAGCGTCTTACCTCCCACGGTGGCCGCCTGTTAAGCGCCACCCCGCTTCCGGCACTCAGCGGCTATTTCGTTGCACCAACGCTGGTCGACGGCTGCGCAGCGAATGACACCCGCGAAGAGGTTTTTGGCCCGGTAGCGGCCGTGCACACCTTCAAGGATGACAGCGAGGCGCTGGCACTGGCCAACGGTACCGACCTGGGACTGGCCGGCTATGTGTACAGTGAAAACACCGAGCGCGCCTTTGCCTTCGCGCGCAAAATGCGTACCGGTGGCGTCAAGATCAATGGCTACAGTCTGCTCAGCATTGGTGAGGGAACGCCGCGGGGCGCCTGGGGGCTGTCTGGACTGGGAGAAGAAGGCCACGCACAGTCTATCGAGTTCTTTACCGGCGCTCGCGTAGTTGGCATCTCGCCGCAAGACCCGCTGGGCGGTAAGTAA